The Lysinibacillus pakistanensis genome includes a window with the following:
- a CDS encoding phage tail protein: MGAISYTNTVSDHTYPLLKLCKPDRTVISPLKEIYGLSLTIRLGAINEISFTIPTKIERQHILIDNPLIDLIKDRYYLKMTYNNQVEYFLFLDKNKQVGNDGNSISYTAYSCGIELADKNIRDYEETSKTLSEYVNFFLAETEWKLDYVDAAFNLKYRSFDVSSATVLQCLFDIAERFNALIVWDTTNRKVNLHQPNHIGMNRGVRLKEGILLDSLSVATKAEDMVTRLKAYGQDGLEFRTLSPTGSNYLEDFSYFMYPFECDTNYNVIKQSDYMSNQLCIALTKYKRKLLSFQGQFDSLVAQKKTKQDDIQQEEQELSNLETQLKTYLNERDVINYTYQDQAPGRADWSNVISRINAKQNEINNKNSQIATLNIQLMNIEQQMSDLGLQLKMEHNFSPEEITELNKYIIVKEHHNDSITDEKDLLEEAKEIFKTLNEPPIHVNVGLEGYLSNLHETMSMKQIAIGDIIRVQNDELRVRLTLKIIEMLFDFNNDSVNLTIANGKDVVDENGKLKKVIYDISNTSTTVNMDKYKWNQGKDAMDGVTQILNSEFDTAKNILLGGYANSTTINERGLYSKDLQDDKTYLVINNALMAITPDGGNSIAVAISKRGVHAEVLAGRLLLGNKLHIEDELGIVTIYNGLQSVYDTNGKIKVHLGRYPHPDSPSQYKYGLRVYDGAIDIRSSSNAYRGTQLDGSGFRAFNNNGVRTFNVDATTGQVEIIGDLTIKSSPSSYRGVVITSSGITGYNASGGITFELNANSGRMTSQENFLIQTSTSPNRGVKMDDYGIRGYNTNGTKTFEIDIYGNATFSGTITASNIYGTTINGGTVNGTAINGGTITGGTISGNTITGNTINGGSITGTTITGGTISGSTINGTTISGTKITSADINISEEATIGNWLNLGTRFNDPNAKGIKFGGVAGASQISYFRDMITISAMSGVKIPEGSLWIGNESAVVSNYNDMRLVWNGSQGGTGGGRLYVRGSNGEIGYLKLEKE, from the coding sequence ATGGGAGCTATAAGCTATACAAATACGGTAAGTGATCATACGTATCCACTATTAAAACTTTGTAAACCTGACCGTACTGTTATCTCACCCTTAAAAGAAATATATGGATTAAGTTTGACTATTCGACTAGGAGCTATTAACGAAATCAGTTTTACAATTCCTACAAAAATTGAACGACAGCATATTTTAATAGACAATCCTTTAATTGATCTAATCAAAGATCGCTATTATTTAAAAATGACCTACAACAATCAAGTAGAATACTTCCTTTTTTTAGATAAAAATAAGCAAGTAGGCAACGATGGAAATTCAATTTCTTATACAGCCTATAGTTGTGGTATTGAATTAGCAGACAAAAACATTCGTGACTATGAAGAAACCTCTAAAACTCTATCTGAATATGTAAATTTTTTCTTAGCAGAAACGGAATGGAAGTTAGACTATGTGGATGCTGCATTTAATTTGAAATATCGCTCATTTGATGTAAGTTCTGCTACTGTTTTACAATGCTTATTTGATATTGCGGAAAGGTTTAATGCATTAATTGTCTGGGATACAACGAATCGTAAGGTTAATCTTCATCAGCCTAATCATATAGGAATGAATCGCGGTGTTAGGTTAAAAGAGGGTATATTACTTGATTCCCTTTCAGTAGCAACTAAGGCCGAAGATATGGTTACACGCTTAAAAGCTTATGGTCAGGACGGCTTAGAATTTCGAACGCTCTCCCCTACTGGTTCAAACTACTTAGAAGATTTTAGTTACTTTATGTATCCTTTTGAATGTGACACTAACTACAACGTAATTAAACAATCGGATTATATGTCCAATCAATTATGTATAGCCCTGACAAAATACAAAAGAAAATTACTATCATTCCAGGGTCAATTCGATTCATTAGTAGCACAGAAGAAAACAAAACAAGATGACATTCAGCAAGAAGAACAAGAATTATCTAATTTAGAAACTCAATTAAAAACCTATTTAAATGAACGGGATGTTATCAACTATACCTATCAAGATCAAGCACCTGGTAGAGCTGATTGGTCAAATGTCATTTCCCGCATCAATGCTAAACAAAATGAAATTAATAATAAAAATTCGCAGATCGCAACTTTGAACATACAATTAATGAATATTGAGCAGCAGATGTCGGATTTAGGCCTTCAATTAAAAATGGAACATAACTTTTCCCCTGAAGAAATCACAGAATTAAATAAATACATCATTGTCAAAGAACACCACAACGATTCTATTACGGATGAAAAGGATTTATTGGAAGAGGCTAAAGAAATATTTAAAACGCTAAACGAACCACCTATTCATGTCAATGTCGGATTAGAAGGTTATTTAAGCAATCTTCATGAAACCATGTCAATGAAACAAATTGCAATTGGTGACATTATCCGAGTTCAAAATGATGAACTTCGTGTCAGGCTAACATTAAAAATTATAGAAATGCTATTTGATTTTAATAATGACTCTGTCAATTTAACAATTGCTAATGGCAAAGATGTTGTGGATGAGAATGGGAAATTAAAGAAAGTCATTTATGACATCTCCAATACATCTACCACAGTCAATATGGATAAGTACAAATGGAATCAAGGCAAAGATGCAATGGATGGTGTCACACAAATTCTTAATAGTGAATTTGATACAGCTAAAAATATCCTCCTCGGAGGTTATGCAAATTCTACTACAATCAATGAACGAGGACTATACTCCAAGGATTTACAAGATGACAAAACCTACCTTGTAATTAATAACGCCTTAATGGCCATAACTCCTGACGGTGGCAACTCTATAGCTGTGGCGATTTCTAAGCGTGGTGTACACGCAGAGGTTCTAGCAGGACGACTACTGTTGGGGAATAAACTACATATCGAAGATGAATTAGGCATAGTCACGATTTATAACGGACTTCAATCAGTTTATGATACAAATGGAAAAATTAAAGTGCATCTCGGCAGATACCCTCATCCAGACTCCCCTTCCCAATATAAATATGGGTTACGAGTATATGATGGTGCAATTGATATTCGATCATCCTCCAATGCCTATCGAGGCACTCAATTAGATGGAAGCGGCTTTAGAGCTTTTAATAACAACGGTGTACGTACCTTTAATGTCGATGCAACAACAGGTCAAGTTGAAATTATCGGTGATTTAACTATAAAGTCCTCCCCTTCCTCTTATCGAGGTGTAGTGATTACTTCTTCAGGAATTACAGGTTATAACGCTTCTGGTGGTATAACTTTTGAGCTAAACGCTAATTCAGGCAGAATGACATCTCAGGAAAACTTTCTTATTCAGACTTCTACTTCTCCAAATCGTGGGGTAAAAATGGATGACTATGGTATTCGTGGATACAATACGAATGGTACAAAAACCTTTGAAATTGATATTTATGGGAATGCAACTTTTAGTGGAACTATCACAGCTTCAAATATTTATGGAACGACAATTAATGGTGGTACTGTAAATGGAACTGCTATTAATGGTGGTACAATTACTGGAGGTACTATTTCAGGAAATACTATTACTGGTAACACAATTAACGGAGGATCTATTACAGGTACTACAATTACAGGTGGCACAATAAGTGGGTCAACTATTAATGGTACTACAATTAGTGGAACTAAAATTACTTCAGCAGATATCAATATATCAGAAGAGGCTACAATTGGAAACTGGTTGAACTTAGGTACTAGATTTAATGACCCAAATGCAAAAGGAATTAAATTTGGTGGTGTTGCAGGAGCTAGTCAAATTTCATACTTTAGAGATATGATTACCATTTCAGCCATGTCAGGTGTTAAGATACCTGAGGGTTCATTATGGATTGGAAATGAATCAGCAGTGGTTAGTAATTACAATGATATGCGCCTAGTATGGAATGGGTCACAAGGTGGTACAGGTGGAGGTCGGCTGTATGTACGTGGTTCGAATGGTGAAATTGGTTATCTTAAATTGGAAAAAGAATAA
- a CDS encoding distal tail protein Dit: protein MLENTSFTFNGISSEDMGVMMINPSSGLYEETFLPSRNIIETSVFKGKKRYFKGVEIEPLSFSMAIWIKDWRDRNNIRAIARWLWTDFYCPLWFNNEPEKIYYAMLTGEPKLIHNGLREGFIELTFRCKDAYRYSPKKTYDFHVAGEETWNFFNEGDATIRPFLKITQIGDKIPIIIRNITDNKEFIITNVLANEIVTVDCENEMIVSSQEYNSRYLYDFHNDYWLDFQGEEARECNSNYEIQFQGNYKIEFSVEYKYLQEGGELTWEL, encoded by the coding sequence ATGCTCGAAAACACTAGCTTTACTTTCAATGGGATATCCTCTGAGGATATGGGAGTAATGATGATTAATCCAAGCAGTGGACTTTACGAAGAGACATTCCTTCCTTCAAGGAATATAATTGAAACGTCTGTTTTTAAAGGAAAAAAGCGTTACTTTAAGGGAGTGGAGATTGAGCCACTCTCTTTTTCTATGGCTATTTGGATTAAAGACTGGAGAGATAGAAATAATATTCGAGCTATTGCAAGATGGTTATGGACGGATTTCTATTGCCCCCTTTGGTTTAATAATGAACCTGAGAAAATCTATTATGCAATGTTGACAGGCGAACCCAAGCTTATTCATAACGGATTGAGGGAAGGTTTTATTGAATTAACCTTTAGATGTAAAGATGCCTACCGCTACTCCCCTAAGAAAACATATGATTTTCATGTGGCTGGTGAAGAAACTTGGAATTTTTTCAATGAAGGCGATGCAACCATTCGACCTTTTTTAAAAATAACACAAATTGGAGATAAGATTCCGATTATTATTCGAAACATCACAGACAATAAGGAATTTATCATTACAAACGTTTTAGCTAATGAAATCGTTACAGTTGACTGTGAAAATGAAATGATTGTGTCCTCTCAAGAATATAATTCTCGTTATTTATATGATTTTCATAATGACTATTGGTTAGATTTTCAGGGGGAGGAAGCGAGAGAATGTAATTCTAATTATGAGATACAGTTCCAAGGGAATTATAAAATTGAATTTAGTGTTGAATACAAATACCTACAGGAAGGAGGTGAATTAACATGGGAGCTATAA
- a CDS encoding peptidoglycan DD-metalloendopeptidase family protein, which produces MSTGGGQTKPIELLAALGINDDISRKNIQTYIKRLKNIPAIKMSLDVKGPNTQILIEFEKQLQALEQQLQSVNQKYQEIGSGSTPSLSFFDELKKQITHSVKSINTLSQAFGDANINVSKFYKQLAKTPAGDLRTLENIVSKLKTEVETISFNHIQFGGIQETLANLQSLESNLYTIYELNKAYADTADFEQLTSQITDLNTQLSNIQLGEGLNIAGLSDIPQQLEKINQGIEAFGKNTAAAAQSATFSISTITSWMGQASTFKTFAEDIAGIELPKKAIRGFNIAGIVLGFSEFAIGEFSKHKEKAKQKLEELKTEEHEILNAYTSNAKEIDGIVNKYAQLEKSMALGNADPTVLAEYQDISNQLGELLPNIVAHEDEYGNKIIGSSEALKVKIELLKEQQALEAQMAEQEAKEKRDENIDTRKGAISDLKDKQKTIAQNAAIILDSNMASNILNNEKFSDDNGKPLLKTAADFEKKLNEIKKLQSIAEKSGDNDLVNYYQQLSNDVNHFMEEIADNEAKLNQKISAQKSDYISNLAYIINENDKLTDSLKNTAEGFAAQLIDVTDVKDLDTLQNSLTALFSNENASTLINDVIGSFQNMENATTETFDSMASSAKDKLSNVRAELTGLGFSEEVVSSIMKSLNLHYDDTIATQKKLSVEMKTNNLTLAEAKEKMFGYNKEAEKFTTIYEQLAGVSQKKVNDTSDLLFQYQMLTNQLKDYSEEEIRNLSRKGNLTAEEQRLVNVMHTRNGVINSLNSNYPTLLDNDGKAIKLNEEKIKAIEAENKANETLLNGYKLARDGKLTADQEMLLSSTQVTKLKIQNIKRQIMMLEYYVKANEITSKIIGQMNGLLGIGLVAQQLVVENNIRNYKKELNGLTMDFDSNIAEIDGFTTSIESSKKASKSSNTATKDSIYITDTFKKSLENLNSEIEKQVKIQSTFPKHSDEYRNSLQAQLKLERDKLNLLENQEKSLKSQISSGKINKTGTVSGNTSTTTSSTKLNGWSGKITSNFGNRILNGKKDFHLGVDIDGTKGQRLDAPVSGTVIKSGYAGNNKEDSTYGNIVMIKDDSGIKHLFAHMEKTLVKIGDNVTAGTQIGTIGNSGFFTKGGGDGSHLHYEVRKNDKAINPMDYLNNAKSSTVRSTNYTAIDTSQQAIDQATSELNSLSNNILQQKLTITDLEKRDLDTSLDKFDRKRSVIDANLSHEEEKIKLVDKSSDRYTKTLDLQTKYLEQKQAVNQQELEFLEKITTTKGLNSQTVEEYSNRMLELKTEMHSVNSALGEMSLAYLDVYEAQRKTEDSKIELESSKLKELDSNSNAYIQTLQSITSHMEKKQAINKNELKYLEAQIKSSKYSGEILEQLKDKYAALTVQIQDLSVELRHRNYEIIINLQTRFDEKIKEKEFKLQQSKIIQSMYETVSDSMTENEAKVKELERSGDVLKELNSQVSLLNGLREDINNQIIITQNQLRSVELNPDDIKALKEDLQNYNLELKNKKSEILKTETQIESKIIKQKKDLAETLIKVYKDYIQEQKDAVIRQYELETEAENKRHENIMKNIDDERNKFREAIEERLRLIDRQEAERDYSMDIDKLEKEKNDIQRQIALLSLDDSHEAKSKRKKLEEQLFNIEEDIQEKRHDRDIELQKQSLNDLLEMKDKEIDGKSKAEDDYHNQELKRIDDLKSYWEQHYNDLLNDERKFAQIREDIVSGNFENLRLEFGGFIDWLETTMPELGNTLDGTMKAVGLTIRQNIIDTLKEAMNLMTLVQNSSIPTGIYGSSADNDSSYQNSSQNSKLTLGDMQVLLGKYLTDKLALQVDNPIRAANIREKAHILASQGRENGSEIKATDSFDSIINSLSKSDLTAFSKFLESNATVVMTPEYQEKIKDLAKQYYLAGMNYSPDELPQNTNSTSQIRHLSDADFKVIMGKYMTDVLASNATPVRAANIREKAHTIAKAGRREGSSIETNSSYNAEISKLSNEDLVRLSNFVMKNYTIFDSTEMQNELKNWAKLLLGNKASALHGGMTKWSGNGIDGKGGKEVIVHPNELINSPIDTKRLLDMANIMERAANFFTPMIHTISNPTSLISNVASMGGDTYEFNFDIGEMIANKTTANNFAKDIWNDLRVKKGVK; this is translated from the coding sequence TTGAGTACTGGTGGTGGACAAACAAAACCAATAGAGCTATTAGCTGCTCTAGGTATCAATGACGATATTTCAAGAAAAAATATACAGACCTACATCAAAAGATTAAAAAACATACCTGCTATTAAAATGAGCTTAGATGTCAAAGGACCCAACACTCAAATATTAATAGAGTTTGAAAAACAATTACAAGCCTTGGAGCAACAACTACAGAGCGTTAACCAAAAATATCAAGAAATCGGAAGTGGCTCAACCCCTTCCCTCTCATTTTTCGACGAATTGAAGAAGCAGATCACCCACTCTGTGAAATCAATTAACACACTATCTCAAGCATTTGGTGATGCCAACATCAATGTCAGCAAATTTTACAAGCAGCTAGCAAAAACCCCGGCTGGTGACCTACGAACATTAGAAAATATTGTATCTAAACTAAAAACTGAAGTAGAAACTATCAGCTTTAATCATATTCAATTCGGAGGCATTCAAGAAACACTTGCAAATCTACAATCTTTAGAATCCAATTTATATACGATTTATGAATTAAATAAGGCCTATGCAGATACAGCCGATTTCGAGCAACTAACTTCCCAGATAACAGATTTAAACACCCAGCTATCCAATATTCAGCTTGGTGAAGGCTTAAACATAGCAGGATTATCAGACATCCCACAACAACTAGAAAAGATTAACCAAGGTATCGAGGCCTTTGGAAAAAATACAGCCGCTGCAGCTCAAAGTGCTACTTTTTCAATATCTACTATAACGAGTTGGATGGGTCAAGCATCCACCTTTAAAACATTTGCAGAGGATATTGCAGGTATAGAATTACCCAAAAAGGCAATTAGAGGATTTAATATAGCTGGAATTGTCTTAGGTTTTAGTGAGTTTGCAATAGGTGAATTTTCGAAACATAAAGAAAAAGCAAAACAAAAGCTTGAGGAATTAAAGACTGAAGAACATGAAATATTGAACGCCTATACATCAAACGCAAAAGAAATCGATGGCATAGTAAATAAATATGCACAATTAGAGAAATCTATGGCGTTAGGAAATGCTGATCCTACTGTCCTTGCCGAATATCAGGATATTTCTAATCAACTTGGTGAACTCTTACCTAATATTGTTGCCCATGAAGATGAATATGGTAATAAAATAATTGGTTCTTCTGAAGCTCTAAAAGTAAAAATCGAACTTTTGAAAGAGCAACAGGCTTTAGAAGCACAAATGGCTGAACAAGAAGCAAAAGAAAAACGTGATGAAAATATTGATACACGTAAAGGAGCTATTTCTGATCTTAAAGACAAGCAAAAAACTATAGCCCAAAATGCAGCTATAATCTTAGACTCCAATATGGCTTCTAACATCCTAAATAATGAAAAATTTTCGGATGATAATGGTAAACCATTACTTAAAACGGCAGCAGATTTTGAAAAAAAATTAAACGAAATAAAAAAGCTACAATCCATTGCTGAAAAAAGCGGCGATAATGACTTAGTTAACTACTATCAGCAACTAAGCAACGATGTTAATCACTTTATGGAGGAAATAGCTGATAATGAAGCTAAACTAAATCAAAAAATTTCAGCTCAAAAATCTGACTATATTTCCAATCTTGCTTATATTATTAATGAAAATGATAAATTAACAGATAGTTTAAAGAACACCGCTGAGGGTTTTGCAGCACAGTTAATTGATGTTACAGATGTAAAGGATTTAGATACATTACAAAATTCTTTAACAGCCTTATTTTCAAACGAGAACGCCTCTACATTAATAAATGATGTTATAGGTTCTTTTCAAAATATGGAGAATGCAACTACTGAAACATTTGACTCCATGGCTAGCAGTGCTAAAGATAAGCTGTCTAATGTTAGAGCTGAATTAACTGGACTAGGCTTTAGTGAAGAAGTCGTAAGTAGTATCATGAAATCACTTAATTTACATTACGACGACACGATTGCAACTCAAAAGAAACTGTCTGTGGAAATGAAAACCAATAATTTAACATTAGCTGAAGCAAAAGAAAAAATGTTTGGTTACAACAAAGAAGCAGAAAAATTTACAACAATTTATGAACAACTAGCAGGTGTATCTCAGAAAAAAGTAAATGACACTTCGGATTTATTATTCCAATATCAGATGTTAACTAATCAATTGAAGGATTATTCAGAAGAAGAGATTCGAAACCTTAGTCGAAAAGGGAATTTAACAGCTGAAGAGCAGCGTCTTGTAAACGTAATGCACACTAGGAACGGAGTAATAAACAGCTTAAATTCAAATTATCCCACTTTACTTGATAATGACGGTAAAGCTATTAAGCTAAATGAGGAAAAGATAAAAGCAATTGAAGCTGAGAACAAGGCAAATGAAACACTGTTAAATGGATATAAATTAGCTCGTGATGGAAAATTAACTGCTGATCAAGAAATGTTGCTATCCTCTACCCAAGTTACTAAATTAAAAATTCAAAATATCAAAAGACAAATTATGATGTTAGAATATTATGTTAAAGCTAATGAAATTACATCAAAAATAATTGGTCAAATGAATGGACTACTTGGAATAGGTCTAGTGGCACAACAATTAGTGGTAGAAAATAATATTAGAAACTATAAAAAAGAATTAAATGGTTTAACTATGGATTTCGATTCTAATATTGCGGAGATTGATGGCTTTACTACTTCCATAGAGTCTTCAAAAAAAGCCTCAAAATCTTCTAATACAGCTACGAAAGATTCGATCTATATAACAGACACATTTAAAAAATCTTTAGAAAACCTCAATTCCGAAATTGAAAAGCAAGTAAAAATTCAATCTACTTTCCCAAAGCATTCTGATGAATATCGAAATTCACTGCAGGCTCAGCTTAAGCTTGAAAGGGATAAATTAAATTTACTTGAAAACCAAGAAAAATCTCTTAAATCTCAAATTTCTTCCGGAAAAATCAATAAGACAGGCACTGTTTCAGGTAATACATCCACTACTACTTCTTCTACTAAACTAAATGGTTGGAGTGGTAAAATTACCAGCAATTTTGGCAACCGTATTTTAAATGGAAAGAAGGATTTTCATTTAGGTGTAGATATTGATGGCACTAAAGGACAACGATTAGATGCTCCTGTTAGTGGGACAGTAATAAAGAGTGGTTACGCAGGCAATAACAAAGAGGATTCTACATATGGCAATATTGTTATGATTAAGGATGACTCGGGTATAAAACATCTATTTGCACATATGGAAAAAACGCTCGTTAAAATTGGAGACAATGTTACAGCTGGCACACAAATTGGAACTATTGGGAATTCTGGTTTTTTTACAAAAGGTGGTGGTGACGGTTCTCATTTGCATTATGAGGTTAGAAAAAATGACAAAGCCATCAACCCTATGGATTACTTAAATAATGCAAAATCAAGCACTGTAAGGTCTACAAATTATACTGCTATTGACACATCACAGCAGGCTATTGATCAAGCTACTTCTGAATTAAATTCCCTATCAAATAATATTCTTCAACAGAAATTAACCATTACAGATTTAGAAAAAAGAGATCTTGATACAAGTTTAGACAAATTTGATCGTAAACGTTCTGTTATCGATGCTAATCTATCTCATGAAGAAGAAAAGATAAAATTAGTAGATAAATCATCTGACAGATACACTAAAACATTGGATTTGCAAACAAAGTATTTGGAGCAAAAACAAGCAGTCAATCAGCAGGAGCTAGAATTTTTAGAAAAGATAACTACTACAAAAGGTTTAAATAGTCAAACTGTAGAAGAATATTCAAATCGAATGCTAGAACTCAAAACTGAAATGCATTCTGTTAATTCAGCATTAGGTGAGATGTCTCTGGCTTATTTAGATGTATACGAAGCTCAGCGCAAAACCGAGGACTCCAAAATCGAACTTGAAAGCTCCAAGCTGAAAGAACTAGATTCTAATTCCAATGCTTACATTCAAACTCTTCAATCGATTACTTCTCATATGGAGAAGAAGCAGGCTATTAATAAAAATGAATTAAAGTATTTAGAAGCTCAAATAAAATCTAGTAAATATTCAGGAGAAATTTTAGAGCAATTAAAAGACAAATATGCTGCATTAACTGTTCAAATTCAAGATTTATCAGTTGAATTACGTCATAGGAATTATGAGATTATCATTAATCTTCAAACAAGATTCGATGAAAAAATTAAGGAAAAAGAGTTCAAACTGCAACAAAGCAAAATCATTCAGTCCATGTATGAAACTGTGAGCGATTCAATGACTGAAAACGAAGCAAAAGTTAAAGAATTAGAGCGCTCTGGTGATGTACTAAAGGAGCTAAACTCCCAGGTTTCTTTATTGAATGGATTAAGAGAAGACATTAATAACCAAATAATAATTACTCAAAATCAATTAAGAAGTGTAGAGTTGAATCCTGATGATATTAAAGCTTTAAAAGAAGATCTTCAAAATTATAATTTAGAACTAAAAAATAAGAAATCGGAAATACTTAAAACAGAAACACAAATAGAATCTAAAATTATTAAACAAAAAAAAGACTTGGCAGAAACACTCATCAAGGTCTATAAAGATTACATTCAGGAACAAAAAGATGCCGTTATTCGCCAATATGAATTAGAAACTGAAGCAGAAAATAAGCGACATGAAAATATCATGAAAAATATCGACGATGAGAGAAATAAATTTCGAGAAGCTATAGAAGAACGACTTCGATTAATTGATCGACAAGAAGCTGAACGGGATTACTCCATGGATATTGACAAATTAGAGAAAGAGAAAAATGATATTCAACGTCAAATTGCGCTCCTCTCTCTTGATGATAGTCATGAGGCAAAGTCTAAACGTAAAAAACTTGAAGAGCAACTCTTCAACATTGAAGAGGACATTCAAGAAAAACGTCATGATCGAGATATAGAACTACAGAAGCAAAGTCTAAATGATCTTCTTGAAATGAAAGACAAAGAGATTGATGGTAAATCTAAAGCTGAGGATGACTATCATAATCAAGAATTGAAACGTATAGATGACCTAAAGAGTTATTGGGAACAACATTACAATGATTTATTAAACGATGAACGAAAGTTTGCACAAATACGAGAAGATATTGTTAGTGGTAACTTCGAAAATCTCCGTTTGGAATTCGGTGGTTTCATAGACTGGCTAGAGACGACGATGCCTGAATTAGGAAACACTTTAGATGGAACTATGAAAGCAGTTGGTCTAACTATCCGCCAAAACATTATTGATACACTAAAAGAAGCTATGAACCTCATGACGCTCGTACAGAATTCTTCTATTCCTACAGGTATTTATGGTTCTTCTGCTGACAACGATTCTTCGTATCAAAATTCTAGTCAAAATAGTAAACTCACTCTTGGAGATATGCAGGTTTTACTAGGGAAATATCTAACTGATAAATTAGCACTGCAAGTTGATAATCCTATAAGAGCTGCTAATATTCGTGAAAAAGCTCATATACTAGCCTCACAAGGTCGTGAAAATGGTTCTGAAATTAAAGCTACAGATTCCTTTGATAGTATAATTAATAGCTTATCTAAGTCCGATTTAACAGCATTCAGTAAATTTTTAGAAAGCAATGCTACTGTTGTTATGACACCCGAATATCAAGAAAAGATTAAAGATTTAGCAAAACAATACTATTTAGCTGGGATGAATTATTCACCAGATGAACTTCCTCAAAATACAAATTCAACTTCACAAATTAGACATTTATCTGATGCTGACTTTAAAGTAATTATGGGGAAATATATGACAGATGTATTAGCTAGCAATGCAACTCCTGTCAGAGCTGCTAATATTCGTGAAAAAGCTCATACGATAGCAAAAGCAGGACGTAGAGAAGGCTCTTCTATTGAAACAAATTCTAGTTACAATGCTGAGATAAGTAAATTAAGTAATGAAGATTTAGTACGTTTAAGTAACTTTGTTATGAAAAATTATACTATTTTTGATAGTACAGAAATGCAAAATGAATTAAAAAATTGGGCAAAATTACTATTAGGAAATAAAGCCTCTGCTTTACATGGCGGGATGACAAAATGGAGTGGGAATGGTATTGATGGTAAAGGAGGCAAAGAAGTAATTGTTCATCCTAATGAATTAATCAACTCCCCTATTGATACAAAACGCCTATTAGATATGGCAAATATAATGGAACGAGCCGCAAACTTCTTCACACCAATGATACATACCATTAGTAATCCTACAAGCTTAATTAGTAATGTAGCTAGTATGGGGGGTGATACATATGAATTCAATTTTGATATTGGTGAAATGATCGCCAATAAAACAACGGCTAATAATTTTGCAAAAGATATTTGGAATGATTTAAGAGTTAAGAAAGGAGTGAAATAA